In one Oscillospiraceae bacterium genomic region, the following are encoded:
- a CDS encoding histidinol phosphate phosphatase, with protein MYYTDYHTHTALSPDGHVPLREMARAAVDAGISELCVTDHYDLLEERGNLPKPPHDWGPSLRQFSETLPEFEGKLTLRLGLELGSAQMNPQYAASLLEMPELDFVIGSLHNWSREKGGEDFYYGDYADEGACHAALDDYFNSMAALAPQGGLYDVLGHIIYPLRYMPVPVPLDRYMERLEAIFKDAVAAGRGIEVNTYRGRTLEAWRPILALYRDCGGEILTVGSDAHVPEGVGRGVPEAYELIRDMGFGYVATYRRHNPQFIKL; from the coding sequence ATGTACTACACCGACTACCACACCCACACCGCCCTCTCCCCCGACGGGCACGTCCCCCTGCGGGAGATGGCCCGCGCCGCCGTGGACGCGGGCATCAGCGAGCTGTGCGTCACCGACCACTACGACCTGCTGGAGGAGCGGGGCAACCTGCCCAAGCCCCCCCACGACTGGGGTCCCTCCCTGCGCCAGTTCAGCGAGACCCTGCCCGAGTTCGAGGGGAAGCTCACCCTCCGGCTGGGGCTGGAGCTGGGCAGCGCCCAGATGAACCCCCAGTACGCCGCCTCCCTGCTGGAGATGCCCGAGCTGGACTTCGTCATCGGCTCCCTCCACAACTGGAGCCGGGAGAAGGGCGGCGAGGACTTCTACTACGGAGACTACGCCGATGAAGGGGCCTGCCACGCCGCCCTGGACGACTACTTCAACTCCATGGCCGCGCTGGCCCCCCAGGGCGGGCTGTACGACGTGCTGGGGCATATCATCTACCCCCTGCGCTATATGCCCGTCCCCGTCCCCCTGGACCGCTACATGGAGCGGCTGGAGGCCATCTTCAAGGACGCCGTGGCCGCGGGCCGGGGCATCGAGGTCAACACCTACCGGGGCCGCACCCTGGAGGCGTGGCGGCCCATCCTGGCCCTCTACCGGGACTGCGGCGGCGAGATCCTCACCGTGGGCTCCGACGCCCACGTGCCCGAGGGCGTGGGCAGGGGGGTGCCGGAGGCCTATGAGCTGATCCGGGACATGGGCTTTGGCTACGTGGCGACCTACCGGCGGCACAACCCCCAGTTTATCAAGCTGTAA
- a CDS encoding phospholipid methyltransferase yields MPGLILLIPFFLVRFGLLALLNRDAVRRAAHFAPLLARERGAYWVYQISNAVILLYPILRPVQFAPGRLFAVGLGLYLAGLGLLAAAVASFAAPAENGINKNGLYRVSRNPMYVAYFIFFLGCALLLQSPLLLGAVLLFQVSAHWIIRSEERWCLQTFGGEYQAYMKQVRRYL; encoded by the coding sequence ATGCCTGGATTGATATTGCTGATCCCCTTTTTCCTCGTGCGCTTCGGCCTGCTGGCCCTGCTGAACAGGGACGCGGTGCGGCGGGCGGCCCATTTCGCGCCCCTGCTGGCGCGGGAGCGGGGGGCGTACTGGGTCTATCAGATCTCCAACGCGGTCATCCTGCTCTACCCCATCCTCCGCCCCGTCCAATTTGCCCCGGGGCGGCTGTTTGCCGTGGGCCTGGGTCTGTATCTGGCGGGGCTGGGCCTGCTGGCGGCGGCGGTGGCCAGCTTTGCGGCCCCAGCCGAGAACGGTATTAACAAAAACGGGCTCTACCGGGTTTCCCGCAACCCCATGTACGTGGCCTATTTCATCTTCTTCCTCGGGTGTGCGCTGCTGCTGCAATCGCCGTTGCTCCTGGGCGCGGTGCTGCTGTTCCAGGTGAGCGCCCACTGGATCATCCGCTCGGAGGAGCGGTGGTGCCTCCAGACCTTCGGCGGGGAGTACCAGGCGTATATGAAGCAGGTCAGGCGCTACCTTTAG
- a CDS encoding ribose 5-phosphate isomerase B produces the protein MKIALGSDHGGFALKEHVKAWLTQHGYEVEDCGCYDTQSCDYPVYGRAAAEAVGGGKCDRGIVICTTGIGISMAANKVRGVRCALCSEPLSAEMTRRHNDANMLAMGGGLVGPNMAERIVEVFLSTDFEGGRHARRVGLIEG, from the coding sequence ATGAAAATCGCATTGGGTTCCGATCACGGCGGCTTCGCCCTGAAGGAGCACGTCAAGGCATGGCTGACGCAGCACGGCTACGAGGTGGAGGACTGCGGCTGCTATGACACCCAGAGCTGCGACTACCCGGTCTACGGCCGCGCCGCGGCTGAGGCCGTGGGAGGCGGGAAGTGCGACCGGGGCATCGTCATCTGCACCACCGGCATCGGCATCTCCATGGCCGCCAACAAGGTCCGCGGCGTGCGCTGCGCCCTGTGCTCCGAGCCCCTCTCCGCCGAGATGACCCGGCGACACAACGACGCCAACATGCTGGCCATGGGCGGCGGCTTGGTAGGGCCCAACATGGCCGAGCGCATCGTGGAGGTCTTTTTGAGCACCGATTTCGAGGGCGGTCGCCACGCCCGCCGTGTGGGCCTCATCGAGGGCTGA